A single window of Chlamydia ibidis 10-1398/6 DNA harbors:
- a CDS encoding diphosphate--fructose-6-phosphate 1-phosphotransferase codes for MELLSVNKSYFELQRLHYRPETLQFLNSISSLHIRETSSISSISSDLKSHIPNLCDIPEVTIEPGPAALSDPLRIGVLLSGGQAPGGHNVVIGLFEGLKAFNAKTKLFGFIQGPLGLTRGIYKDLDISVIYDYYNAGGFDMLSSSREKIKTKEQKSTILSTVKKLRLNGLLIIGGNNSNTDTAMLAEYFLKHNCNIPIIGVPKTIDGDLTNRWIETSLGFHTSCRVYSEMIGNLAKDTLSIKKYHHFIRLMGQQASYTSLECGLQTLPNITLISEHIARKQITLNTLCKEIASGLIQRYELGKNYSTILIPEGLIEYLIDTKALIYELNILLANQCSPDENVLDKLSPAAATTFRSLPSDIQRQLLISRDSYGNVRVSKISTEELISSLVKQEIAASAPNMEFHPITHFFGYESRAAFPSNFDSNYGLALGITAALFLVRKKTGYMITIQNLAQPYAMWKGAGIPLYKMMCVETRLGAATPVIKTDSVDPESAAAQYLLRLKDTCLYEDAYQFPGPLQYFQDTRLIDQRPLTLLWECKKNA; via the coding sequence GTGGAGCTTTTATCCGTAAACAAAAGTTATTTCGAATTACAACGATTACATTATCGTCCTGAGACTTTACAGTTTTTAAATTCTATTTCCTCTCTTCATATTCGGGAAACGTCATCAATATCTTCCATTTCTTCTGATTTAAAATCCCACATTCCTAATCTGTGCGATATTCCGGAAGTTACCATAGAACCTGGTCCGGCTGCATTGTCAGACCCCCTAAGAATTGGGGTCTTGTTATCTGGAGGTCAGGCACCTGGGGGGCACAATGTGGTGATAGGACTATTTGAAGGATTGAAAGCATTTAATGCAAAAACAAAATTATTTGGATTTATCCAAGGTCCCCTAGGCCTAACTAGAGGAATTTATAAGGATCTCGATATTTCCGTCATCTATGACTACTATAATGCTGGCGGATTTGACATGCTTTCCTCTAGCAGAGAAAAAATTAAAACAAAAGAACAAAAAAGCACTATTCTTTCTACTGTCAAAAAGTTACGCCTTAATGGATTGTTGATTATAGGTGGGAATAACTCAAATACAGATACAGCGATGCTGGCTGAGTATTTCCTAAAACATAATTGTAATATTCCCATTATTGGGGTCCCAAAAACAATAGATGGAGATTTAACCAATCGTTGGATAGAAACTTCTTTAGGTTTTCACACATCTTGCAGAGTATATTCTGAAATGATTGGTAATCTTGCAAAGGATACTCTCTCTATCAAAAAATACCATCATTTCATACGTCTCATGGGACAACAAGCATCGTATACAAGCTTAGAATGTGGGTTGCAGACTCTTCCAAATATTACTCTGATTAGCGAGCACATTGCACGAAAACAAATCACCCTGAATACACTTTGCAAAGAAATTGCCTCAGGATTAATACAAAGATACGAATTAGGGAAAAATTATAGCACAATTCTTATTCCAGAAGGCTTGATAGAGTACCTTATTGATACCAAAGCTCTAATATATGAACTGAACATCCTCCTAGCAAATCAATGTTCTCCAGACGAGAATGTACTCGATAAACTATCTCCTGCAGCAGCAACAACATTCCGTTCTTTACCCAGTGATATACAGAGGCAATTACTGATTTCTCGAGATTCTTATGGTAACGTGCGTGTTTCCAAAATTTCTACAGAAGAATTAATTTCCTCTTTAGTCAAGCAAGAGATTGCTGCAAGCGCTCCAAATATGGAATTTCACCCTATTACTCATTTCTTCGGATATGAATCACGCGCTGCATTTCCATCCAATTTTGATTCAAATTATGGTTTAGCCTTAGGGATCACAGCTGCACTATTTTTGGTCAGGAAAAAAACAGGTTATATGATTACAATTCAAAACTTAGCACAGCCCTATGCAATGTGGAAGGGTGCTGGAATACCATTGTACAAAATGATGTGCGTAGAAACTCGCCTAGGAGCAGCAACTCCCGTTATTAAAACGGATTCTGTAGATCCAGAATCAGCGGCAGCACAATACCTACTCAGACTTAAAGATACATGTCTGTATGAAGACGCTTATCAATTCCCTGGTCCACTACAGTACTTTCAGGATACCCGCCTCATAGATCAGAGGCCCCTTACGCTACTCTGGGAATGCAAAAAGAACGCTTAA
- a CDS encoding diphosphate--fructose-6-phosphate 1-phosphotransferase has product MHSLYKDLDTLVSPDTPPLARELQKSPDIFATPDIRLCSRSKSEVSKLFPNTYNNPYLKFSHEERKSSHPIKVGVMLSGGPAPGGHNVIWGLLHSIKSFHPESTLLGFLDNGTGLINNRTIEISDSLMKQFCNSGGFNCIGTGRTNIITEDNKAACLKTVKKLNLDGLVIIGGDGSNTATAILAEYFSTHYPKISVVGVPKTIDGDLQHLFLDITFGFDTATKFYSAIISNIARDVLSCKAQYHFIKLMGRSASHIAFECALQTHPNITLIGEEIADKNIPLNQIIHKICKIIADRAAIGKYYGVVLIPEGIIEFIPEINNLVKEIAKISGADNKISALSLESQNLLKDFPESIVYQLLNDRDAHGNVYVSKIPVDKLLIHLVNNYLKKHFKSVPFNATSHFLGYEGRTGLPTKFDNTYGYNLGYGSGVLVYNRCNGYLTALEGLTNIVEKWKLRAIPIVQMFTTQEKSDGTIQPLIRKHLIDIGSTAFRKFKLYRKIWALEDSYRFTGPVQTEVPPEVHADNFPPLMFLLNHEEWKKRCSICLEIPDGNY; this is encoded by the coding sequence TCTCCCGATACCCCTCCTTTAGCAAGGGAGTTACAAAAATCTCCTGATATCTTTGCCACTCCTGATATTCGTCTTTGTTCTCGTTCAAAGAGCGAAGTTTCTAAACTATTTCCGAATACCTATAACAACCCCTATCTTAAATTCAGTCATGAAGAAAGAAAGTCTAGCCATCCTATAAAGGTAGGCGTAATGTTGTCTGGTGGGCCAGCGCCAGGGGGGCATAACGTAATCTGGGGATTATTACACAGTATAAAATCTTTTCATCCTGAAAGTACCCTCTTAGGGTTTCTAGATAACGGCACTGGTTTGATTAATAACCGTACAATAGAAATTTCAGATTCTCTGATGAAGCAATTTTGCAATTCAGGGGGCTTCAATTGCATAGGTACGGGAAGAACCAATATAATTACTGAAGATAATAAAGCAGCCTGTTTGAAAACAGTAAAAAAGTTAAATCTCGATGGTTTAGTGATTATTGGAGGAGATGGTTCAAATACAGCAACAGCTATTCTGGCTGAGTATTTTTCAACTCATTATCCCAAAATCAGCGTCGTTGGAGTTCCAAAAACCATAGATGGTGATCTCCAACATCTCTTCTTGGATATTACCTTTGGCTTTGATACAGCAACTAAGTTTTATTCTGCCATTATCAGCAATATTGCCCGGGATGTCTTATCCTGTAAGGCACAATATCATTTTATCAAGCTAATGGGGCGCTCAGCTTCTCATATTGCTTTCGAATGTGCCCTACAAACACACCCAAATATTACTTTGATTGGAGAGGAAATCGCAGATAAAAATATTCCCCTGAATCAGATCATTCATAAAATCTGCAAGATTATCGCAGATCGCGCTGCCATAGGAAAGTATTATGGTGTTGTGCTTATTCCAGAAGGGATAATTGAATTCATCCCCGAGATTAATAATTTAGTTAAAGAAATCGCAAAAATTTCAGGTGCCGATAACAAAATTTCTGCTCTCTCTCTTGAATCACAGAACTTATTGAAGGATTTTCCCGAATCTATTGTTTATCAGCTTTTAAATGACCGTGATGCACACGGTAATGTCTATGTGTCAAAGATCCCTGTCGATAAGCTTCTCATTCATCTTGTAAATAACTATTTAAAGAAACATTTCAAATCTGTACCGTTCAATGCAACATCACATTTTCTTGGCTATGAGGGCAGAACTGGGTTACCTACGAAATTTGATAATACTTACGGCTATAATTTAGGATATGGATCAGGAGTTTTAGTATACAACCGTTGTAATGGCTATCTGACAGCTCTTGAAGGGCTCACAAATATTGTAGAGAAGTGGAAATTACGAGCGATTCCTATTGTACAAATGTTCACTACTCAAGAAAAATCTGACGGAACCATCCAGCCACTCATTAGAAAACATCTAATTGATATCGGTAGCACAGCTTTTCGGAAATTTAAACTGTACAGAAAAATTTGGGCTTTAGAAGATTCCTATCGCTTCACAGGCCCTGTACAAACAGAAGTTCCCCCCGAAGTTCACGCTGACAACTTCCCACCGCTTATGTTTCTTCTCAACCATGAAGAATGGAAAAAACGTTGTTCTATTTGTCTAGAAATTCCTGATGGTAATTACTAA
- a CDS encoding FAD-dependent monooxygenase, which produces MADVLVIGANPTGLIVANMLIDYGISTKVIDHRDSLDSISGTSVLPVILSSSSLELLGTSGLLEGLAEKSHKLFGARYHWKKRTLLFKFNQSSNSRSPFSLATSYQDFNQHLITKFEEKGGSIGWGTRPVTLVEDSIFIESTSSSSNFENREIYKPKWIIACEPDANPEIKDLFKNQLRLKKICKELLFIDCDEGEPFEEGHIHLLPITKNFLNFVFYNHNKGTKQLCLTNTNFPLSTKLKQRLLYNYNIGISDDHYHIKTTLCQYPADYHNFLFIGSMANNLTFSYLNGINSNVHSAFNLAWKLIPVVKRAASKYLITAKEKECGNILPHFSETAQKRTRSLLFSQFYKPALLYYYLKNCRQLDMEEGGYYYPPHKALRYQSSDIIKISSQDREISGPAPGSRAIDVQLEDGSFLLDNLKSAKHLLLFFKDRLDLQEALKEEYGDWVEVVVNKESKVQKLYHANPESLFIIRPDRYIGYRTHTFKLHELISYLLRIFASERIK; this is translated from the coding sequence ATGGCAGATGTTTTAGTCATAGGTGCCAATCCAACAGGTCTTATCGTAGCGAATATGCTAATCGATTATGGGATTTCTACCAAAGTGATAGACCATCGGGATAGTCTTGATAGCATATCAGGTACTTCTGTCCTCCCGGTCATATTGTCATCGTCATCTTTGGAACTTCTGGGTACCTCCGGTTTACTAGAAGGATTAGCAGAGAAAAGCCATAAGCTTTTTGGAGCACGCTATCATTGGAAAAAACGTACTCTTTTGTTCAAATTTAACCAGTCTTCTAACTCTAGGTCTCCTTTCTCTCTGGCAACTTCTTACCAAGATTTTAATCAGCATCTTATTACTAAGTTTGAGGAAAAAGGAGGGAGTATAGGTTGGGGGACTCGTCCAGTAACCTTAGTAGAAGATAGTATTTTCATTGAAAGTACATCTTCCTCATCTAATTTTGAAAATCGAGAAATTTATAAGCCTAAATGGATTATAGCCTGTGAACCAGATGCTAATCCAGAGATTAAAGATTTATTTAAGAATCAATTAAGATTAAAGAAAATTTGCAAAGAACTTCTTTTTATTGATTGCGACGAAGGAGAGCCTTTTGAGGAAGGTCATATCCATCTATTGCCCATAACAAAGAATTTTTTGAACTTTGTTTTCTATAATCATAATAAGGGTACAAAACAGTTATGCCTCACTAATACGAATTTCCCACTTTCTACTAAGCTTAAACAAAGGTTACTTTATAATTATAACATAGGCATTTCTGATGACCATTACCACATTAAAACAACCCTCTGCCAATACCCTGCCGATTATCATAATTTCCTTTTCATAGGCAGTATGGCTAATAATCTTACCTTCTCCTATTTAAATGGGATAAACAGCAATGTGCATTCAGCGTTTAATCTAGCTTGGAAATTAATTCCTGTCGTAAAACGAGCGGCTTCGAAGTATTTGATCACAGCAAAAGAAAAGGAGTGCGGAAATATTTTACCACACTTTAGCGAGACGGCACAGAAAAGAACGAGAAGTCTTTTATTTTCGCAATTCTATAAACCAGCACTGCTATATTATTATCTCAAAAATTGTCGTCAGCTTGACATGGAGGAAGGAGGCTATTATTACCCTCCTCATAAAGCTTTGAGATACCAAAGTAGTGATATTATCAAAATCTCGTCTCAAGACAGGGAGATTTCGGGTCCTGCTCCTGGTTCGCGTGCTATCGATGTTCAGTTAGAAGACGGTAGTTTCCTCCTGGATAATCTAAAAAGTGCGAAACACTTGCTACTATTTTTTAAGGATCGCTTAGATTTACAGGAAGCGCTAAAAGAAGAATATGGGGACTGGGTGGAAGTAGTGGTTAACAAAGAATCAAAAGTTCAAAAGTTGTACCATGCCAATCCTGAATCTCTATTCATCATACGCCCAGATCGATATATAGGGTATAGAACACACACATTTAAGCTACACGAGCTGATTTCCTATTTGCTTCGTATCTTTGCTAGCGAACGGATAAAATAA
- the leuS gene encoding leucine--tRNA ligase has translation MRYDPSLIEKKWQEFWKQQQSFKAEEDSHKPKYYVLDMFPYPSGSGLHVGHLIGYTATDIIARYKRAKGFSVLHPMGWDSFGLPAEQYAIKTGTHPRETTQVNINNFKRQLSAMGFSYDENREFATSDPEYYRWTQKLFLYLYERGLAYMADMAVNYCPELGTVLSNEEVENGFSVEGGYPVERRMLRQWVLKITAYADKLLEGLEELDWPESIKQLQRNWIGRSEGAQVRFPIDQDTFLEVFTTRPDTLAGVTFLVIAPEHPEVDRLVTKEQQDEVQAYIQESLSKSERERISEVRVKSGVFTGSYVRHPVTDDKIPVWIADYVLLGYGTGVVMGVPGHDERDREFAEMFSLPIRKVIDEAGVCIASNYNDFLLDGLSGKEATSYVINYLENLGLGKGKIAYKLRDWLFSRQRYWGEPIPIIHFDDGTCRPLEDDELPLLPPEITDYRPRGAGEGPLAHVKEWVHIMDSKTGREGKRETHTMPQWAGSCWYYLRFCDAHNSQAPWSEENERYWMPVDLYIGGAEHAVLHLLYSRFWHRVFYDAGIVSTPEPFKKLINQGLVLSTSYRIPGKGYVRPENAQQRDGEWYASTGEALEVRQEKMSKSKLNGVDPQILIDEYGADAVRMYAMFSGPLDKNKVWSNQGVAGCRRFLNRFYDLVTSNRVQESNDTPSLSLAYKLVNRVTQDLEKMSLNTIPSSFMEFLNDFAKLPVYSREALCIVVRALAPIAPHISEELWMLLGHTPGIDRAGWPKVEAKYLEDAIVTFVVQVNGKLRAKLDVDKNTPKDEILSLARQSVIKHLGSSEIKKEVFVPNRLVNFVL, from the coding sequence ATGCGTTACGATCCTAGTTTAATAGAAAAGAAATGGCAGGAATTTTGGAAGCAACAACAAAGTTTTAAAGCAGAAGAAGATTCACATAAGCCAAAATACTACGTACTTGATATGTTTCCCTATCCTTCCGGGTCTGGTTTACATGTTGGGCACTTAATAGGCTATACAGCGACCGACATTATCGCTCGTTATAAGCGTGCCAAAGGATTTTCTGTTCTACATCCCATGGGATGGGATAGTTTCGGATTGCCCGCTGAGCAGTACGCAATTAAAACTGGCACACATCCGAGAGAAACCACTCAAGTCAATATAAACAATTTCAAAAGGCAGCTTTCTGCGATGGGCTTTTCGTATGATGAGAATAGGGAGTTTGCTACTAGTGATCCTGAATACTATCGTTGGACTCAAAAATTATTCCTCTATTTATACGAAAGAGGCTTAGCTTACATGGCTGATATGGCGGTGAATTATTGCCCAGAATTAGGCACAGTATTATCCAATGAAGAGGTTGAAAACGGTTTTTCTGTAGAGGGAGGATATCCTGTAGAAAGACGCATGCTACGCCAATGGGTTCTTAAGATCACAGCATATGCCGATAAACTTTTAGAAGGGCTGGAAGAACTAGATTGGCCAGAAAGTATCAAACAACTTCAAAGAAATTGGATAGGTAGGTCAGAAGGAGCTCAGGTTCGATTTCCTATTGATCAGGACACATTTCTTGAAGTGTTTACCACACGCCCTGATACTTTGGCCGGTGTGACTTTTTTAGTGATTGCTCCAGAACATCCAGAAGTAGATAGGCTTGTTACTAAAGAACAACAAGATGAGGTTCAGGCTTATATTCAAGAGAGTCTATCTAAGAGTGAACGAGAGCGTATTAGTGAGGTTAGAGTAAAAAGTGGTGTCTTTACAGGAAGTTATGTGCGTCATCCTGTCACAGATGATAAGATTCCTGTTTGGATAGCAGACTATGTTCTTTTGGGGTATGGCACTGGTGTAGTTATGGGAGTGCCAGGGCATGATGAAAGGGATAGAGAATTTGCCGAGATGTTTTCTTTGCCTATTCGTAAAGTTATTGACGAAGCTGGAGTATGCATCGCCAGTAATTATAATGATTTTTTATTAGACGGGCTGTCTGGTAAGGAGGCTACCTCATATGTTATAAATTACTTAGAAAACTTAGGGTTAGGGAAAGGTAAGATTGCTTACAAGTTGAGAGACTGGCTATTTTCTCGTCAGCGCTATTGGGGGGAACCAATTCCTATAATTCATTTTGATGACGGTACATGTCGTCCTTTAGAAGATGATGAGCTACCATTGCTGCCTCCAGAAATTACAGATTATCGTCCAAGAGGAGCTGGTGAGGGGCCTTTGGCACACGTAAAGGAATGGGTTCACATCATGGATTCTAAGACTGGACGAGAAGGTAAACGTGAAACGCATACAATGCCCCAATGGGCAGGTTCATGTTGGTATTATTTGCGTTTTTGTGATGCACATAATTCTCAAGCTCCATGGTCGGAAGAAAATGAGAGATATTGGATGCCAGTGGATTTATATATTGGCGGTGCTGAGCATGCAGTTTTGCATCTTCTTTATTCCCGTTTTTGGCATAGGGTTTTTTATGATGCGGGAATAGTATCGACCCCAGAGCCTTTTAAGAAATTGATTAATCAAGGGCTAGTTTTATCGACTTCTTATCGTATTCCAGGGAAGGGGTATGTGCGTCCAGAAAATGCTCAGCAAAGAGACGGTGAATGGTATGCTTCTACTGGAGAAGCCTTGGAAGTCCGGCAGGAAAAAATGTCTAAATCTAAACTTAATGGAGTAGATCCTCAAATTCTAATAGATGAGTATGGTGCTGATGCAGTTCGCATGTATGCTATGTTTTCTGGCCCGCTAGATAAGAATAAAGTCTGGTCAAATCAGGGAGTTGCCGGTTGCCGTAGGTTTTTGAACCGCTTCTATGATCTAGTCACATCTAATCGTGTGCAAGAAAGTAATGATACCCCATCCTTGTCTTTGGCATATAAGCTGGTTAATAGAGTAACTCAGGATTTAGAAAAGATGTCTTTGAATACTATTCCGTCTTCATTTATGGAATTTTTGAATGATTTTGCAAAACTACCCGTATACTCCAGAGAAGCTCTGTGTATTGTTGTAAGGGCATTAGCGCCGATAGCTCCTCACATTAGTGAAGAATTATGGATGCTATTAGGCCACACTCCTGGGATAGATCGGGCAGGTTGGCCTAAAGTAGAAGCTAAGTATTTAGAAGATGCTATAGTCACCTTTGTGGTGCAAGTGAATGGTAAATTACGTGCTAAGTTAGATGTTGATAAGAACACTCCTAAGGATGAGATCCTATCCTTAGCCAGGCAATCTGTTATTAAGCATCTGGGAAGCAGTGAGATAAAAAAAGAAGTGTTTGTCCCTAATAGGTTAGTGAATTTTGTTCTTTAA
- the waaA gene encoding lipid IV(A) 3-deoxy-D-manno-octulosonic acid transferase has translation MRKSGLKQLYTWLYDAFLVCAFVVALPRIAYKVIVHGKYIRTSRVRFGLDKPKICSSRPIVWFHGASVGEVCLLQPVIEKFNEEYPDWHIVVTACSESGVESAKRLFQPLGATTFILPLDLSIIIKPVVRLISPKLVVFSEGDCWLNFLEEVKRIGAIAVVINGKVSETSCKWFTILKRFGRNYFKPIDGFLLQDEKYKTRFLHLGVSKEKLFVTGNIKTFTKSESLTDRRNNWRSRLSLHPEDQLLVLGSIHPREMDIWSSVISSINNRNFKVLWVPRHIEKAKELLVRLSKKHIKSGVWSKGDTFSDSSSLIIDVIGLLKNLYCAADLAFVGGTFDPKVGGHNLLEPLQCEVPLLFGPYVQSQSQLAMRLIDYGAGYRLHEDRIRESVEFLLDHPEERAAYIHKGKAFLSEESMSFYRTWEKLKTYIPCTKI, from the coding sequence ATGAGGAAATCAGGTCTGAAGCAATTGTATACATGGTTGTATGATGCTTTTCTTGTTTGTGCATTTGTTGTCGCTCTTCCTCGGATAGCCTATAAGGTAATCGTGCATGGGAAATATATTCGTACTTCTCGTGTACGTTTTGGTTTGGACAAACCTAAAATATGTAGTTCAAGACCAATTGTTTGGTTTCATGGTGCGTCTGTTGGTGAAGTATGTTTATTACAGCCTGTTATCGAGAAGTTTAATGAAGAGTATCCGGACTGGCATATTGTAGTTACAGCGTGCTCTGAATCAGGTGTTGAAAGCGCAAAAAGGCTTTTTCAGCCCTTAGGTGCGACAACATTCATATTACCTTTGGATTTAAGTATTATTATTAAACCAGTAGTTCGTCTAATTTCTCCTAAGTTAGTAGTGTTCTCTGAAGGAGATTGTTGGCTTAATTTTCTTGAAGAGGTTAAACGAATTGGTGCAATCGCAGTTGTGATTAACGGTAAGGTCTCTGAAACTTCTTGTAAATGGTTCACAATTTTAAAACGCTTTGGAAGAAATTATTTCAAGCCTATAGATGGATTTTTGCTTCAAGATGAGAAGTATAAGACTCGTTTTTTACATTTAGGTGTTTCTAAAGAAAAGTTATTTGTCACTGGTAATATTAAAACATTCACCAAATCAGAATCTTTAACAGACAGAAGAAATAATTGGCGTTCACGTTTATCGTTGCATCCGGAAGACCAGCTATTAGTTTTAGGATCTATCCATCCACGAGAAATGGATATCTGGTCCTCTGTTATTAGTTCTATTAATAATCGAAATTTTAAGGTTTTATGGGTTCCTCGTCATATAGAGAAAGCAAAAGAGTTATTAGTGCGTTTATCTAAAAAACATATCAAATCAGGCGTATGGAGTAAGGGCGACACCTTTTCAGATTCCAGTTCATTGATCATTGATGTGATTGGTTTATTAAAAAACCTATATTGTGCAGCAGATCTTGCATTTGTTGGTGGGACTTTTGACCCTAAAGTTGGTGGGCATAATCTTCTTGAACCTCTACAGTGTGAAGTGCCCTTGCTTTTTGGACCTTATGTACAATCTCAATCTCAGTTAGCCATGCGCTTAATAGATTATGGGGCTGGTTATCGTTTACATGAAGATAGGATTAGAGAATCAGTAGAATTTCTTTTAGATCATCCCGAAGAGAGAGCTGCCTATATCCATAAAGGGAAGGCTTTCTTGTCTGAGGAATCAATGTCTTTTTATCGTACTTGGGAAAAATTAAAAACGTATATTCCTTGTACAAAAATATAG
- a CDS encoding alpha/beta hydrolase, which produces MRKLSAFALFSFLLSTSATVEALKVPGFPEIPDSLITINTQISATTETLTAINLRSGNHNLLGVLHLPTSTMPKEGFPAVILFHGFRGSKFGIYKRISSALAAAGIAVIRFDMAGCGDSEGIPEEIPMHTYLQNGEDIVHAVAKYPEINAKRIGLAGFSLGCHTTLHLARFYSPSKFSLRAISLWAPVADGAILFKEIYKNINGSVDLANNFFGKDFGFGSAPLVLCSEDVSYFLSLQDHIVLNSLPIKVPILHLQGLNDTLVSLTHQSLFQNTAPGNVCFKSYERTGHSIDGSPHVDTIIHDIVKHFQSFL; this is translated from the coding sequence ATGCGCAAACTATCCGCATTTGCATTATTTTCTTTTTTACTATCTACTTCTGCAACAGTTGAAGCTTTAAAGGTTCCCGGATTCCCTGAGATTCCCGACTCCCTAATTACAATCAACACCCAAATTTCAGCTACGACTGAGACTCTAACAGCTATCAACCTACGCAGCGGTAACCATAATCTCCTGGGCGTCCTCCATTTACCCACAAGTACTATGCCGAAAGAAGGATTTCCTGCTGTGATCTTATTCCACGGTTTCCGTGGAAGCAAGTTCGGAATCTATAAAAGAATTAGTTCAGCCCTAGCAGCTGCCGGAATTGCTGTCATACGTTTTGATATGGCTGGCTGCGGAGATAGTGAAGGAATTCCAGAAGAAATTCCTATGCATACTTATCTGCAAAATGGAGAAGATATTGTCCATGCTGTTGCAAAGTATCCTGAAATCAATGCTAAACGTATTGGGCTTGCAGGTTTTTCCTTAGGATGCCATACCACTCTACACTTAGCTCGCTTCTATTCTCCTTCTAAATTTTCTTTGCGTGCAATTAGCCTTTGGGCTCCTGTTGCTGACGGAGCAATCTTATTTAAAGAGATATATAAAAATATAAATGGAAGTGTCGACCTAGCGAATAATTTCTTTGGAAAAGACTTTGGGTTTGGCTCTGCTCCCTTGGTTCTATGCTCTGAAGATGTTAGTTATTTCCTTTCTCTACAAGATCATATTGTATTAAACTCTCTCCCCATAAAAGTGCCTATTCTACATTTACAAGGATTGAATGATACTTTAGTCAGTCTTACCCATCAAAGCTTATTTCAGAATACAGCTCCTGGAAATGTTTGTTTTAAATCTTACGAACGAACTGGACACAGTATAGACGGTTCTCCTCATGTGGATACAATCATTCACGATATCGTAAAGCATTTCCAATCTTTTCTTTAA
- a CDS encoding alpha/beta hydrolase: MEAVCSKHERRTILKINTLNNITTFGVLHTPLTRSSSYPLVIILHGLASDKVGSLRSHVRISEMLTKQGIASLRVDLPGHGDSEGQLFDFAFDQYTSSVLDIINYAYNLPNIDTGKIGIFGSSLGGTLALLNMPALPYIKALAVWAPTIRGSLWLQENANTANSRISQNTATEQIFYSGIPLNKTFCSQFIEMDIIKEIKLFSQSLSILYMQGLNDPVVSVQHQKIFSDAMKARRLLLDIHNYSEIGHSFAQFPTVFSDLISWITHQLNV; the protein is encoded by the coding sequence ATGGAAGCTGTCTGCTCAAAACATGAACGACGCACTATACTTAAGATAAATACCCTAAATAATATAACTACTTTCGGTGTTCTTCATACTCCTCTTACTAGATCTTCCTCTTACCCTCTTGTTATTATTCTACATGGCTTAGCTTCTGATAAAGTGGGCTCCTTACGGTCTCATGTAAGAATATCAGAAATGTTAACAAAGCAAGGCATTGCTTCTTTACGTGTTGATCTTCCAGGACATGGAGACTCTGAGGGGCAATTATTTGATTTTGCCTTTGACCAATATACAAGCAGTGTGCTTGATATTATTAATTACGCTTATAACCTTCCTAATATTGATACGGGTAAGATTGGTATTTTTGGATCTTCCTTAGGAGGCACTTTAGCACTTCTGAATATGCCCGCTCTTCCTTACATTAAAGCCTTAGCAGTTTGGGCTCCTACAATTCGTGGTTCATTATGGTTGCAAGAAAATGCAAATACAGCCAATAGTCGTATCTCTCAAAACACCGCCACAGAACAAATTTTCTATTCTGGGATTCCACTAAATAAAACTTTTTGCTCACAATTCATTGAAATGGACATAATCAAAGAGATCAAATTATTTTCGCAATCTCTGTCTATTTTATATATGCAAGGTCTTAATGATCCTGTTGTCTCTGTTCAACATCAGAAGATTTTTTCCGATGCTATGAAAGCAAGACGCCTTCTTCTCGACATTCATAATTACTCTGAAATCGGGCACTCTTTTGCTCAATTTCCTACAGTTTTTTCCGATCTTATTTCTTGGATAACACATCAACTTAACGTTTAG